A DNA window from Brassica napus cultivar Da-Ae chromosome A4, Da-Ae, whole genome shotgun sequence contains the following coding sequences:
- the LOC106449808 gene encoding uncharacterized protein LOC106449808, producing the protein MLTHKSGKLEIQSPADEFIKYFIRKKSHVSFFYAAEDLRFEILSEDVASRTVTVTILGTLISKSYKMVTATFTVAPREEDITKSCLEYTFEFDDINNYIGKTVIVESLLTYILISDGNNIKGDNFKYNSFDAGYPAEECFKRYVNEFSDDDDVRMENAKKQKRIFTVSFRNAPNLADDMYDDDESIFQMMEVTVTITPKKGDNNRSCVKWTIKVEKVDDNKEESGIFLITADHIRETIMFAIKTL; encoded by the exons ATGTTAACGCACAAATCTGGGAAGCTTGAGATACAATCTCCAGCAGACGAATTCATCAAATATTTTATCAGAAAGAAAAGTCATGTTTCATTCTTTTATGCTGCTG AGGACTTGAGGTTCGAAATTTTGTCGGAGGATGTTGCGAGCAGAACCGTTACCGTGACCATACTTGGGACCTTAATTTCAAAAAGCTACAAAATGGTCACTGCAACATTCACCGTCGCTCCTAGGGAGGAAGACATTACAAAAAGCTGCCTGGAGTACACCTTCGAGTTCGACGACATTAACAATTACATCGGAAAAACAGTGATCGTCGAATCTCTACTCACGTACATCTTAATAAGCGATGGCAATAATATTAAAGGTGATAATTTTAAGTACAACTCCTTCGACGCTGGGTATCCGGCGGAAGAATGCTTTAAACGTTACGTCAACGAATTTAGCGATGATG ATGACGTGCGCATGGAGAACGCGAAAAAGCAGAAAAGGATATTTACGGTGAGTTTCAGGAACGCTCCTAACTTGGCGGACGATATGTACGATGATGATGAAAGTATTTTCCAGATGATGGAAGTAACCGTCACTATCACTCCTAAGAAAGGTGATAACAACCGTAGCTGCGTGAAATGGACCATCAAGGTCGAGAAGGTTGATGATAACAAGGAAGAATCAGGAATCTTTCTCATAACAGCCGATCATATCCGTGAGACTATTATGTTTGCAATTAAGACTCTTTAA